In Euphorbia lathyris chromosome 9, ddEupLath1.1, whole genome shotgun sequence, the following are encoded in one genomic region:
- the LOC136207031 gene encoding folate-binding protein 1, translated as MKKRGYAFSILLLLIDLQISFSSGKQNGVCTSKGGRFPPFSSEGRPPKKVSRGSKDLTLCRVFRRKTCCDVAQTFPALLSVRRLASAGEASQECLDLWELLECSICDPGIGVQPGPPLICASFCDRVYQACSNAFFSMDTKTRALVPCGATEFVCGKAAEWVSNGTELCHSAGFAVYNDAYFGTEEASCYGGKASLDAVAESWKGSRPESPLKDGNLEDFLQWVQERPFSEKVSWAVGGMVLTAGLLFLSKRKSYSQRQKLAAIQRTARKLEGKIVQRSPDTQGNRKRK; from the exons GGAAACAGAATGGAGTGTGTACTTCTAAAGGGGGTCGGTTTCCCCCATTCTCATCTGAGGGGAGACCACCAAAAAAGGTAAGCAGGGGTTCCAAAGATTTGACACTTTGCAGGGTGTTTCGCAGAAAGACTTGCTGTGATGTAGCTCAGACGTTTCCTGCTTTGCTGTCTGTCAGGAGACTGGCTTCAGCAGGGGAAGCCAGCCAAGAATGCTTGGATTTGTGGGAATTATTGGAATGTTCCATCTGTGATCCTGGTATCGGGGTTCAGCCTGGACCTCCACTTATATGTGCTTCTTTTTGTGACAGAGTGTATCAAGCTTGCAGTAATGCATTCTTCTCTATGGATACAAAGACACGG GCTTTAGTTCCTTGTGGAGCAACTGAATTTGTTTGTGGTAAAGCTGCTGAATGGGTTTCCAATGGCACAGAACTCTGTCACTCAGCAGGTTTTGCTGTTTATAACGATGCATACTTCGGTACAGAAGAAGCGTCTTGCTATGGTGGTAAAGCCAGTCTTGATGCTGTTGCTGAATCGTGGAAGGGTTCGCGTCCTGAGTCTCCTTTGAAAGACGGGAATTTAGAAGATTTCCTGCAATGGGTGCAGGAAAGGCCCTTTAGTGAAAAAGTTTCTTGGGCTGTAGGAGGAATGGTGCTTACAGCAGGGCTGTTATTTTTGAG CAAAAGAAAAAGCTATAGCCAGCGCCAGAAGCTCGCAGCTATTCAACGAACAGCGAGGAAACTGGAAGGCAAGATCGTCCAGAGATCTCCTGATACTcaaggaaatagaaaaagaaaataa